DNA sequence from the Corynebacterium yudongzhengii genome:
GGCGTGCGTTTTTGTGATCGTGAAGGAGAGCCTTTCGTGCCCGTCGGCGCCACGCTCAAGAACGTGGCCACCGTCGATACCTCCCGGGCCCGCGAGCTTCTCGACGGCGTCGAGCTCACCGTCATGTGTGACATCGATAATCCCTTGACCGGCGAGCACGGCGCCGCCTGCGTCTTCGGCCCGCAGAAGGGGGCCGACGATAAGACCGTCCACGAGCTCGACGCCGGCCTCGCCCACGTCGCCGGGATCATCCGCTCTGATCTGGGCATAGACGTCGAGCACACCCCGGGGGCGGGTGCCGCCGGTGGGCTGGCCGGCGGGCTCATGGCCTTCTGCGAAGCCAGCATCCGGCCCGGTATCGACGTGCTTCTCGACGCCGCCGGCTTTCCCGCGGTCATCAATGATGCAGACCTCGTCATCACTGGGGAGGGCCAGATCGACGGGCAGTCGCTGGCCGGGAAGGTCCCCGTCGGCGTCGCCCGGTGGGTGCAGCGCCATCGCGGCGGCGAGCTTCCCGTCGTGGTCTTGGCCGGTGCGATCGGCC
Encoded proteins:
- a CDS encoding glycerate kinase; protein product: MRGGSATTDLGCGAAAALGVRFCDREGEPFVPVGATLKNVATVDTSRARELLDGVELTVMCDIDNPLTGEHGAACVFGPQKGADDKTVHELDAGLAHVAGIIRSDLGIDVEHTPGAGAAGGLAGGLMAFCEASIRPGIDVLLDAAGFPAVINDADLVITGEGQIDGQSLAGKVPVGVARWVQRHRGGELPVVVLAGAIGPDVEEVYREGIRAVFPIGRGPETLADAIAHTAFNLEAAARDVVRLWSA